In Paralichthys olivaceus isolate ysfri-2021 chromosome 1, ASM2471397v2, whole genome shotgun sequence, the following are encoded in one genomic region:
- the nudt19 gene encoding acyl-coenzyme A diphosphatase NUDT19 has translation MNTTLKRWKEAATLILAAGRRLAPAGLSSRTPEAPGSPLASSCGRSHLPHTTAFDYDVLLLKRSSKSGFMPNAYVFPGGKVDSSDFSSEWVDVFQSFRDSASFGLRSVTQPAESRPPIFATDRLSLGSPVPGEVAFRICALRETFEECGVLLAVSQQEEKELLLRDTEATTATCEVNGLCSSELSRWRSLVIQNSSNFIRMCRELQVLPNIWALHEWSNWLTPVAGYSAARFDTAFFICCLQETPQTLQDDREIVRCQWSTPSEVLQSYQAQEFWIPPPQFYELSRICHFPLLNDLHNFSRQRATKGCEQWLPVVFPEDEHHISVLPGDKLYPLDNSGKTQVDSSTDPQLEEPQDSSALHRIVILNPYSTTLQITIKPKYSHLLPIIKPTSAHEPQSQL, from the exons ATGAACACGACCCTGAAGCGCTGGAAGGAGGCGGCCACACTCATCTTAGCCGCAGGCCGCCGGCTCGCTCCGGCCGGTTTGTCGTCCAGGACCCCGGAGGCTCCAGGCTCCCCGCTGGCGAGCAGCTGTGGACGCTCACACCTGCCGCACACGACCGCCTTCGACTACGACGTTTTGCTGCTGAAACGAAGCAGTAAAAGCGGATTCATGCCCAACGCGTACGTGTTTCCCGGCGGTAAGGTGGACTCCTCGGACTTCTCCAGTGAATGGGTCGACGTCTTCCAGTCCTTCAGAGACTCTGCCAGCTTCGGTCTGAGAAGCGTCACACAACCGGCGGAGAGCAGACCCCCGATCTTCGCCACAGACCGACTGAGCCTGGGCTCTCCTGTCCCGGGAGAGGTGGCCTTCAGGATCTGCGCCCTGAGGGAGACGTTTGAGGAGTGCGGTGTGCTGCTGGCTGTGTCtcaacaggaagagaaagagttATTACTAAGAGACACGGAGGCCACGACGGCCACATGTGAAGTAAACGGGTTGTGCAGCAGCGAGCTGAGCAGGTGGAGGTCTCTGGTGATCCAGAACTCCTCCAACTTCATCAGGATGTGCAGGGAGCTGCAGGTGCTGCCCAACATCTGGGCTCTGCATGAATGGAGCAACTGGCTGACCCCTGTGGCTGGATACAGCGCCGCGAGGTTTGACACAGCTTTCTTCATCTGCTGCCTGCAGGAGACCCCACAGACCCTGCAGGACGATAGGGAGATAGTGCGCTGCCAG tggtCCACGCCATCAGAAGTCCTGCAGAGCTACCAGGCACAGGAATTTTGGATCCCCCCTCCGCAGTTCTACGAGCTCAGCCGCATATGTCACTTCCCCTTGCTGAATGACCTCCACAACTTTTCCAGACAGCGTGCCACGAAGGGCTGCGAGCAGTGGCTGCCTGTAGTTTTCCCAGAAGATGAACACCACATATCAGTGCTTCCAG GTGACAAACTTTACCCGTTGGACAATTCAGGAAAGACTCAGGTGGATTCAAGCACAGACCCTCAGCTGGAGGAACCTCAGGACAGTTCTGCTCTGCACCGCATAGTGATTTTGAATCCATATTCAACAACTCTACAGATCACCATCAAACCCAAGTACAGCCACTTGCTGCCAATCATAAAGCCAACCTCGGCTCATGAGCCTCAAAGTCAGCTTTGA